The Pantoea sp. At-9b genome includes a window with the following:
- the secE gene encoding preprotein translocase subunit SecE has translation MSANTEAQGSGRGLETVKWLVVAVLLVVAIVGNYYYRDVTLPLRALAVVVLIAVAGGVALLTTKGKATVAFAREARTEMRKVIWPTRQETLHTTLIVAAVTAVMSLILWGLDGILVRLVSFITGLRF, from the coding sequence ATGAGTGCGAATACCGAAGCTCAAGGGAGCGGACGCGGCCTGGAAACCGTAAAATGGCTGGTCGTTGCCGTATTACTGGTTGTCGCTATTGTTGGTAATTACTACTACCGCGATGTGACACTGCCGTTACGTGCGCTGGCCGTAGTGGTGCTGATTGCAGTGGCAGGCGGCGTTGCGTTGCTGACCACGAAAGGCAAAGCGACAGTTGCGTTTGCGCGTGAAGCAAGAACCGAGATGCGTAAGGTCATTTGGCCGACTCGCCAGGAAACGCTGCACACCACGTTAATCGTTGCCGCGGTAACTGCCGTGATGTCACTGATTTTGTGGGGACTGGATGGTATTCTTGTCCGCCTTGTATCGTTTATCACTGGCCTGAGGTTCTGA
- the nusG gene encoding transcription termination/antitermination protein NusG produces the protein MSEAPKKRWYVVQAFSGFEGRVAQSLREHIKLHNMEELFGEVMVPTEEVVEIRGGQRRKSERKFFPGYVLVQMVMNDASWHLVRSVPRVMGFIGGTSDRPAPISDKEVDAIMNRLQQVGDKPRPKTLFEPGEMVRVNDGPFADFNGVVEEVDYEKSRLKVSVSIFGRATPVELDFSQVEKG, from the coding sequence ATGTCTGAAGCTCCAAAAAAACGCTGGTACGTCGTGCAGGCGTTTTCCGGTTTCGAAGGCCGCGTAGCCCAGTCGCTGCGTGAGCACATCAAATTGCACAACATGGAAGAGTTGTTTGGCGAAGTCATGGTGCCGACTGAAGAAGTCGTAGAAATCCGTGGCGGCCAGCGTCGTAAAAGCGAGCGCAAATTCTTCCCAGGTTACGTACTGGTTCAGATGGTAATGAATGATGCCAGCTGGCACTTGGTGCGTAGCGTACCGCGTGTGATGGGCTTCATTGGTGGTACATCAGACCGTCCAGCGCCGATCAGCGATAAAGAAGTGGATGCGATCATGAACCGCCTGCAGCAGGTGGGTGATAAGCCGCGTCCAAAAACGCTGTTCGAGCCGGGCGAAATGGTACGCGTCAACGACGGTCCGTTTGCCGACTTCAACGGTGTGGTGGAAGAGGTGGATTACGAAAAAAGCCGCCTGAAAGTTTCTGTGTCCATCTTCGGTCGTGCTACCCCTGTCGAGCTGGATTTCAGCCAGGTAGAAAAAGGCTAA
- the rplK gene encoding 50S ribosomal protein L11 has protein sequence MAKKVQAYVKLQVAAGMANPSPPVGPALGQQGVNIMEFCKAFNAKTESLEKGLPTPVVITVYSDRSFTFVTKTPPAAVLLKKAAGIKSGSGKPNKDKVGKVTRAQVREIAETKAADMTGADVEAMTRSIEGTARSMGLVVED, from the coding sequence ATGGCTAAGAAAGTACAAGCCTATGTCAAGCTGCAGGTTGCAGCTGGTATGGCTAACCCGAGCCCACCGGTTGGTCCAGCTCTGGGTCAGCAGGGCGTTAACATCATGGAATTCTGTAAAGCGTTTAACGCGAAGACCGAATCTCTGGAAAAAGGTCTGCCGACTCCTGTTGTTATCACCGTATACAGCGACCGTTCTTTCACCTTCGTTACCAAAACACCTCCGGCTGCCGTACTGCTGAAAAAAGCAGCGGGCATCAAGTCTGGTTCTGGTAAGCCGAACAAAGACAAAGTCGGTAAAGTAACCCGTGCTCAGGTACGTGAAATCGCAGAAACCAAAGCTGCGGACATGACTGGTGCTGACGTAGAAGCGATGACTCGCTCTATCGAAGGTACTGCTCGTTCCATGGGCCTGGTAGTGGAGGACTAA
- the rplA gene encoding 50S ribosomal protein L1 gives MAKLTKRMRVIRDKVDATKQYDINEAVALLKELATAKFVESVDVAVNLGIDARKSDQNVRGATVLPHGTGRSVRVAVFTQGANAEAAKAAGAELVGMEDLADQIKKGEMNFDVVIASPDAMRVVGQLGQVLGPRGLMPNPKVGTVTPNVAEAVKNAKAGQVRYRNDKNGIIHTTIGKVDFDADKLKENLESLLVALKKAKPAQAKGVYIKKVSLSTTMGAGVAIDQAGLNAAAN, from the coding sequence ATGGCTAAGCTGACCAAGCGCATGCGCGTGATCCGTGACAAAGTTGATGCAACTAAACAGTATGACATCAACGAAGCTGTTGCTCTGCTGAAAGAACTGGCTACTGCTAAGTTTGTAGAGAGCGTGGACGTTGCTGTTAACCTCGGCATCGATGCTCGTAAATCTGATCAGAACGTTCGTGGTGCAACTGTACTGCCGCACGGTACTGGTCGTTCAGTACGCGTTGCCGTATTTACCCAGGGCGCAAACGCTGAAGCTGCTAAAGCAGCTGGCGCAGAGCTGGTAGGTATGGAAGATCTGGCTGACCAGATCAAAAAAGGCGAAATGAACTTTGACGTTGTTATTGCTTCTCCGGATGCAATGCGCGTTGTTGGCCAGCTCGGCCAGGTTCTGGGCCCGCGCGGTCTGATGCCAAACCCGAAAGTGGGTACTGTAACGCCGAACGTTGCTGAAGCGGTTAAAAACGCGAAAGCAGGTCAGGTTCGTTACCGTAACGACAAAAACGGCATCATTCACACCACCATCGGTAAAGTGGACTTCGACGCTGACAAACTGAAAGAAAACCTGGAATCTCTGCTGGTTGCGCTGAAAAAAGCAAAACCTGCTCAGGCGAAAGGCGTGTACATCAAGAAAGTTAGCCTGTCTACCACCATGGGCGCTGGCGTTGCCATCGACCAGGCTGGTCTGAACGCAGCAGCAAACTAA
- the rplJ gene encoding 50S ribosomal protein L10, translated as MALNLQDKQAIVAEVSEVAKGALSAVVADSRGVTVDKMTELRKAGREAGVYMRVVRNTLLRRIVEGTQFECLKDTFVGPTLIAYSMEHPGAAARLFKDFAKANAKFEVKAAAFEGELITAANIDRLATLPTYEEALARLMSTMKEAAAGKLVRTLAAVRDAKEAA; from the coding sequence ATGGCATTAAATCTTCAAGACAAACAAGCAATTGTTGCTGAAGTCAGCGAAGTAGCCAAAGGCGCGCTGTCAGCGGTTGTTGCGGATTCCCGCGGCGTGACCGTTGATAAAATGACCGAACTGCGTAAAGCAGGTCGTGAAGCTGGCGTTTACATGCGTGTTGTTCGCAACACCCTGCTGCGCCGCATCGTTGAAGGTACTCAGTTCGAGTGCCTGAAAGACACGTTTGTTGGTCCGACCCTGATTGCATATTCTATGGAACACCCGGGCGCTGCTGCTCGTCTGTTCAAAGATTTCGCGAAAGCGAATGCAAAATTCGAGGTCAAAGCTGCAGCCTTTGAAGGTGAGCTGATCACGGCGGCCAATATTGACCGTCTGGCGACTCTGCCGACTTACGAAGAAGCACTGGCACGTCTGATGTCGACCATGAAAGAAGCCGCTGCAGGCAAACTGGTTCGTACTCTGGCTGCTGTACGCGACGCAAAAGAAGCGGCTTAA
- the rplL gene encoding 50S ribosomal protein L7/L12: MSITKDQILEAVAAMSVMEVVELVSAMEEKFGVSAAAAVAVAAGPAEAVEEKTEFDVILKAAGANKVAVIKAVRTATGLGLKEAKDLVEATGVIKEGLSKADAAALEAQLKEAGAEVEVK, from the coding sequence ATGTCTATCACTAAAGACCAAATCCTGGAAGCCGTTGCAGCAATGTCCGTAATGGAAGTTGTTGAGCTGGTTTCTGCTATGGAAGAAAAATTCGGCGTTTCTGCTGCTGCTGCTGTAGCTGTTGCTGCTGGCCCGGCTGAAGCTGTTGAAGAGAAAACTGAATTCGACGTGATCCTGAAAGCTGCTGGCGCGAACAAAGTTGCAGTAATCAAAGCCGTTCGTACCGCAACTGGTCTGGGCCTGAAAGAAGCCAAAGATCTGGTTGAAGCAACTGGCGTGATCAAAGAAGGCCTCAGCAAAGCTGACGCTGCTGCTCTCGAAGCACAGCTGAAAGAAGCTGGCGCAGAAGTTGAAGTTAAGTAA
- the rpoB gene encoding DNA-directed RNA polymerase subunit beta, giving the protein MVYSYTEKKRIRKDFGKRPQVLDIPYLLSIQLDSFQKFIEQDPEGQYGLEAAFRSVFPIASYSGNSELQYVSYRLGEPVFDVKECQIRGVTFSAPLRVKLRLVIYEREAPEGTVKDIKEQEVYMGEIPLMTENGTFVINGTERVIVSQLHRSPGVFFDSDKGKTHSSGKVLYNARIIPYRGSWLDFEFDPKDNLFVRIDRRRKLPASIILRALHYTTEQILDLFFEKVVFEIRDNKLQMELVPERLRGETASFDIEANGTVYVEKGRRITARHIRQLEKDNIQHIEVPVEYIAGKVVAKDYIDQNTGELIVAANMELSLDLLAKLSQSGHKRIETLFTNDLDHGPYISETLRVDPTNDRLSALVEIYRMMRPGEPPTREAAENLFENLFFSEDRYDLSAVGRMKFNRSLLRDEIEGSGILSKSDIIEVMKKLIDIRNGKGEVDDIDHLGNRRIRSVGEMAENQFRVGLVRVERAVKERLSLGDLDTLMPQDMINAKPISAAVKEFFGSSQLSQFMDQNNPLSEITHKRRISALGPGGLTRERAGFEVRDVHPTHYGRVCPIETPEGPNIGLINSLSVYAQTNEYGFLETPYRRVVDGKVSDEIHYLSAIEEGNFVIAQANTNLADDGSFVDDLVTCRSKGESSLFSRDQVDYMDVSTQQVVSVGASLIPFLEHDDANRALMGANMQRQAVPTLRADKPLVGTGMERAVAVDSGVTAVAKRGGTIQYVDASRIVIKVNEDEMYPGEAGIDIYNLTKYTRSNQNTCINQMPCVSLGEPIERGDVLADGPSTDLGELALGQNMRVAFMPWNGYNFEDSILVSERVVQEDRFTTIHIQELACVSRDTKLGPEEITADIPNVGEAALSKLDESGIVYIGAEVTGGDILVGKVTPKGETQLTPEEKLLRAIFGEKASDVKDSSLRVPNGVSGTVIDVQVFTRDGVEKDKRALEIEEMQLKQAKKDLSEELQILEAGLFGRIQAVLISGGVEAEKLDKLPRERWLELGLTDEEKQNALEQLAEQYDELKHEFEKKLEAKRRKITQGDDLAPGVLKIVKVYLAVKRQIQPGDKMAGRHGNKGVISKINPIEDMPYDENGTPVDIVLNPLGVPSRMNIGQILETHLGMAAKGIGEKINAMLKKQEEVAKLREFIQRAYDLGTDVRQKVDLNTFSDDEVLRLAENLKKGMPIATPVFDGAKESEIKELLQLGGLPSSGQITLFDGRTGEQFERQVTVGYMYMLKLNHLVDDKMHARSTGSYSLVTQQPLGGKAQFGGQRFGEMEVWALEAYGAAYTLQEMLTVKSDDVNGRTKMYKNIVDGNHQMEPGMPESFNVLLKEIRSLGINIELEDE; this is encoded by the coding sequence ATGGTTTACTCCTATACCGAGAAAAAACGTATTCGTAAGGATTTTGGTAAACGTCCGCAAGTGCTGGACATACCTTATCTCCTTTCTATCCAGCTTGACTCGTTCCAGAAGTTTATCGAGCAAGATCCAGAAGGTCAGTATGGATTGGAAGCTGCCTTCCGTTCCGTATTCCCGATCGCGAGCTACAGCGGCAACTCTGAGTTGCAGTATGTCAGCTACCGTCTGGGTGAACCTGTCTTTGACGTAAAAGAATGTCAGATCCGTGGCGTGACTTTCTCTGCACCGCTGCGCGTCAAACTGCGTCTGGTGATCTACGAGCGCGAAGCGCCAGAAGGCACCGTTAAAGACATTAAAGAACAAGAAGTGTACATGGGCGAAATTCCGCTCATGACCGAAAACGGTACCTTTGTTATCAACGGTACTGAGCGTGTTATCGTTTCTCAGCTGCATCGTAGTCCTGGCGTGTTCTTTGACAGCGATAAGGGTAAAACGCACTCTTCCGGTAAAGTGCTGTATAACGCACGTATCATCCCTTACCGTGGTTCATGGCTCGACTTCGAGTTTGACCCGAAAGACAACCTGTTTGTCCGTATTGACCGTCGCCGTAAGCTGCCGGCCAGTATCATCCTGCGTGCGCTGCATTACACCACGGAGCAGATTCTTGATCTGTTCTTCGAAAAAGTGGTGTTCGAAATCCGCGACAATAAACTGCAGATGGAACTGGTGCCTGAGCGCCTGCGTGGTGAAACCGCCTCCTTCGATATCGAAGCCAACGGCACGGTGTACGTTGAGAAAGGTCGTCGCATTACCGCTCGCCACATCCGCCAGCTGGAAAAAGACAATATCCAGCACATCGAAGTCCCGGTTGAATACATTGCCGGCAAAGTGGTAGCGAAAGACTATATCGATCAGAACACCGGTGAGTTGATCGTTGCAGCGAACATGGAGCTGTCACTGGATCTGCTGGCAAAACTGAGCCAGTCCGGTCACAAGCGCATTGAAACGCTGTTCACCAACGATCTGGATCACGGCCCGTACATTTCTGAGACGCTGCGTGTTGACCCAACCAATGATCGCCTGAGCGCGCTGGTTGAGATCTACCGCATGATGCGTCCTGGCGAGCCGCCGACGCGTGAAGCTGCAGAAAACCTGTTCGAGAACCTGTTCTTCTCTGAAGATCGTTATGATCTGTCTGCGGTTGGCCGCATGAAGTTCAACCGTTCTCTGCTGCGTGACGAGATCGAAGGTTCCGGTATCCTGAGCAAGTCTGACATCATCGAAGTGATGAAGAAGCTCATCGATATCCGTAACGGTAAAGGCGAAGTGGACGATATCGACCACCTCGGCAACCGTCGTATCCGTTCTGTTGGCGAAATGGCAGAAAACCAGTTCCGTGTTGGTCTGGTGCGTGTAGAGCGTGCGGTGAAAGAGCGTCTGTCTCTGGGCGATCTCGACACCCTGATGCCTCAGGACATGATCAACGCCAAGCCAATTTCAGCAGCCGTTAAAGAGTTCTTCGGTTCCAGCCAGCTGTCTCAGTTTATGGACCAGAACAACCCGCTGTCTGAGATTACGCATAAGCGTCGTATTTCAGCCCTCGGCCCAGGCGGTCTGACCCGTGAACGTGCTGGCTTCGAAGTGCGTGACGTACACCCGACTCACTATGGTCGCGTATGTCCAATCGAAACGCCGGAAGGTCCGAACATCGGTCTGATCAACTCGTTGTCCGTGTACGCACAGACTAACGAATATGGCTTCCTGGAAACGCCGTACCGTCGTGTTGTTGACGGTAAAGTGAGTGACGAGATCCATTACCTCTCTGCAATTGAAGAGGGTAACTTCGTTATCGCTCAGGCGAACACCAACTTGGCCGACGACGGTTCATTCGTTGACGATCTGGTTACCTGTCGTAGCAAAGGCGAATCAAGCCTGTTCAGCCGCGACCAGGTTGACTATATGGACGTTTCGACCCAGCAGGTTGTTTCTGTTGGTGCGTCACTGATCCCGTTCCTGGAACACGATGACGCCAACCGTGCATTGATGGGTGCAAACATGCAACGTCAGGCCGTTCCGACTCTGCGTGCTGATAAGCCGCTGGTTGGTACCGGTATGGAGCGTGCGGTTGCGGTTGACTCCGGTGTAACAGCCGTAGCCAAACGTGGCGGTACTATCCAGTACGTTGATGCCTCACGTATCGTGATCAAGGTTAACGAAGATGAGATGTACCCAGGTGAAGCGGGCATCGACATCTACAACCTGACCAAATACACCCGTTCGAACCAGAACACCTGCATCAACCAGATGCCGTGTGTCTCTCTGGGCGAACCGATTGAGCGCGGCGACGTGCTGGCTGACGGCCCGTCTACCGACCTCGGTGAGCTGGCGCTGGGCCAGAACATGCGCGTAGCGTTCATGCCGTGGAACGGCTACAACTTCGAAGACTCCATCCTCGTTTCTGAGCGTGTTGTCCAGGAAGACCGTTTCACCACCATCCATATTCAGGAACTGGCTTGTGTGTCTCGTGACACCAAACTGGGGCCAGAAGAGATCACCGCTGACATCCCGAACGTGGGTGAAGCTGCGCTCTCCAAACTGGATGAGTCCGGTATCGTTTACATCGGTGCTGAAGTGACCGGTGGTGACATTCTGGTTGGTAAGGTAACGCCGAAAGGTGAAACCCAGCTGACGCCAGAAGAGAAACTGCTGCGTGCCATCTTCGGTGAAAAAGCGTCTGACGTGAAAGACTCGTCACTGCGCGTGCCGAATGGCGTTTCCGGTACGGTTATCGACGTGCAGGTCTTTACCCGCGATGGCGTGGAAAAAGACAAGCGTGCGCTGGAAATCGAAGAGATGCAGCTGAAGCAGGCGAAGAAAGACCTGTCTGAAGAACTGCAGATCCTTGAAGCTGGCCTGTTCGGTCGTATCCAGGCGGTACTGATCTCGGGTGGCGTTGAGGCTGAGAAGCTGGACAAGCTGCCGCGTGAGCGCTGGCTGGAGCTGGGCCTGACCGACGAAGAGAAACAGAATGCGCTGGAGCAGCTGGCTGAGCAGTATGACGAGCTGAAGCACGAGTTTGAGAAGAAACTCGAAGCGAAGCGTCGCAAGATCACTCAGGGCGATGATCTGGCACCGGGCGTGCTGAAAATCGTTAAAGTGTATCTGGCCGTTAAACGTCAGATCCAGCCTGGTGACAAGATGGCAGGTCGTCACGGAAACAAAGGTGTTATCTCTAAGATCAACCCGATCGAAGATATGCCTTACGACGAAAACGGCACGCCAGTTGACATCGTACTGAACCCGCTGGGCGTACCGTCACGTATGAACATCGGTCAGATCCTGGAAACCCACCTGGGTATGGCGGCGAAAGGTATTGGTGAGAAGATCAATGCCATGCTGAAGAAGCAGGAAGAAGTCGCCAAACTGCGTGAGTTTATCCAGCGTGCTTACGATCTGGGCACCGACGTGCGTCAGAAAGTTGACCTGAACACCTTCAGTGACGACGAAGTACTGCGTCTGGCAGAGAACCTGAAAAAAGGTATGCCGATTGCGACTCCGGTGTTTGATGGTGCGAAAGAGAGCGAAATCAAAGAGCTGTTGCAGCTCGGCGGCCTGCCTTCTTCCGGTCAGATCACCCTGTTCGACGGCCGTACCGGTGAGCAGTTTGAGCGTCAGGTAACCGTCGGTTACATGTACATGCTGAAACTGAACCACTTGGTCGATGACAAGATGCACGCCCGTTCCACCGGTTCTTACAGCCTGGTTACTCAGCAGCCGCTGGGTGGTAAAGCACAGTTCGGTGGCCAGCGCTTCGGTGAGATGGAAGTGTGGGCACTGGAAGCATACGGTGCCGCTTATACCCTGCAGGAAATGCTGACCGTTAAGTCTGATGACGTGAATGGCCGCACGAAGATGTATAAAAACATCGTCGATGGCAACCATCAGATGGAACCGGGCATGCCGGAATCCTTCAACGTACTGTTGAAAGAGATTCGCTCGCTGGGTATCAACATCGAGCTGGAAGACGAGTAA